The DNA segment GAAAAGGGAACAGGCGGTCCAGGCGCGGTTCCAGAGGAATAATATCATCGGCCAGGAAAGCCCAGCCCTGAGCATACAGGCAAGCGGCCAGCGTGCTTTTGCCATGCCCCCAGGGACCCAGAAAAAGCACTCCCCCGCCGGCGTTTGCCGCTGCGGCCGCGTGCAGCCAGAGCAAATCGGGCCGGGCTTCTACCAACAGCATGACGGCCTGGTATTCCAGGCTGCGCAAAATAGCGGGCAGTTCACCCCGCTCCGTTTTGGGTTGCCGGGGACCGGCCAGAGCATAAAGCTGTCCTTCCGGCCACACCTCCAGCCGGCCCGCTTCCCGGCCGGAGCCGGAGTTGAGCATTTGGCCAAAACGGCGTTCAACCCCGGCCAGCACTTCCGGCGACTCTGACTGAACCGTCACCCGGTGCTGGCCAAAGGTGATGTGTAACAGCCCCACTTAAACCATCTCCACCAGGCCCAATTCGACCAGTTGCCCGACCGCCGCTTCCACCTCGGCCAGCAACTCCTGGCCGGAACGGCCCAACGTCTGGCCCAATTCCCGACTGATCCCGGCCACGTTGGTTTGGCCGTCGCACAATTCCCAAACGG comes from the Anaerolineae bacterium genome and includes:
- a CDS encoding PqqD family protein, yielding MKQNRANRAAGKPRQLAGVETMALPDEMVLYMPGPELVVSLNHSAAAVWELCDGQTNVAGISRELGQTLGRSGQELLAEVEAAVGQLVELGLVEMV